ATGCTGgtatttgttgtgtattatttgttcttcttcgatttttgttatcaggcagATGTCTCTGCCTGTGAATTTTTGtggtgctgtggcttagctggtcaaagcacctgtctagtaaacaggagatcctgggctcaaatcccagcagtgctttagtccaggtggtgcgtgtgcttgttttataaagcttaccggaatgaattataaaattgtatagctttgaggcgtaatgaatagtgcgacaaatagagttaaacaacctttGCTTGCCATttaaagacttgctgtctttttttagtctctgtgtgccaaaaacgtcttgcctcctagtcagcgttggcgctgtggcttagttggtcaaagcgcctgtctagtaaacaggagatcctgggttcaaatcccagcagtgctttgtctgcagttggctgttcttttttgggccagagagtactaaaaagtgctttctgtccaacagtgctagaggcagcagagcactcaggctctgtggcgaaatggatagcgcattggacttctaggctgtgagctaagccattcaaaggttgtgggttcgagtcccaccagagttgcaagctttgctctttttcttcactgacttaaggtgaggtgcgtttctaacattttaggcatctgtccatcccgttttgcttctttctttcattgcgcagtgcaggctcagatactaggggtactctacaatgatgccgatgacttaattgagctgttttaaataagggagattagaaaacagtgtagggcctagtgggcttgaggaatgactcgaaggcaacctgtggttttggggaaaagtaactgcctcctattgttgagatcaagccttttgcatttgtcgtacaagagcctttttatgcatgtgcaaagtaactgagtagaggcatagtaaattttgcttcccccccactgtcttaggcaaggcaaggcaagtttatttatatagcacatttcatacacagtggcaattcaaagtgctttacataaacaggaataaaaagacaagtttaggaacataaaattcagacaataattaaaaacagattattaaaattattaaaaacagataaaaacaaattaaaatgagttaaaataggttgtaaaagaatgaaaaagaaaatgaaaaacataatagtgcgatctgtcggacgtagcacagtgctcattcagtaaaggcacagctaaacagatgtgttttcagtcttgatttgaatgtgcctaatgttggagcacatctgatcatttctggaagctgattccagcagcgaggagcatagtggctgaaggcagattcaccctgctttgactgaacccttggaatttctagtttatatgatcctaaagatctgagtgatctgttaggtttgtattcagtgagcatatctgtgatgtatttaggtcctaggccattaagtgatttatagaccaggaataatactttaaaatctattctgaatgtaactggcagccagtgtagagacctgaggaccggtgtgatgtgctctgattccctgcttctggtcagaattctggccgcagcgttctggatgagctgtaactgtctgactgtctttttaggaagaccagtgaggagtccattacagtaatccaccctgctgctgataaaagcatggacAAGTTTTTCTAAGTCTTCaatagaaacaaagcatctgattcttgctatgtttttgagatgatagtatgctgatttactgactgctttgacatgactgttgaaactcagatctgactcaagagtcacaccaggattcttgaccttattttttgtcatttgacctttagtgccaaggtacgcatttaccttgagaacctcatctttgtttccaaacacaatcatttcagttgtctctttgtttaactgaagaaagttttggcacatccaattgctcatttcatcaatgcattggcagagggtgtcaatggggctgtagtcattaggcagtaaggctaggttgatctgagtgtcatcagcatagctgtggtaggagatttggttctttctcattatttggctcagagggagcatgtaaaggttgaacaggagaggtgccagaatcgagccttgtgggactccacacgtcatgggtgtccacctcgacctatggtcacctatactgacatggtaacctctaccttcaaggtagatctaaaccatttgagaccgtgccagacagcccaacccagttttccagcctatccagaagtatgctgtgatcgacagtgtcaaatgcagcactgagatccaacaataccagcactgttattttacctgaatctgtatttaggcgtatatcattgattatctttataagagcgctctctgtactgtgatgtgctctgaaaccagattgaaaattgtctgaacaccccctgaagtttaagaacttgttaacctggttaaaaacaactttttcaatgattttgccaatgaaagggagatttgagattggcctgtaattgctcaatagggtgttatccaggttgctcttcttcaagaggggtttaacaactgcagttttaagtgaggttggaaaaatccctgagagaagtgaagcatttaccacttttagaagatccatgtctaaacaggtaaacaccgttttgaagaatgatgtggggagcgtgtcaagactgcaggttgatgttttcataacttgcacaatttcttctaagattttgccgttaattgccatgaaatcagacataatgtctgacttctcaagttgtggttgagcttgtttgatatcgacccaacttgactgattggatgagctgattgcctttctgatattattaatcttatcagtgaagaaatgagcaaactcattacatttgctttcagagaggagctcacttggaatccgactgggggggtttgtgagtctctctatcgttgcaaagagtgtgcgagcattatttaagttgctgtttataaggcttgaaaagaaagtctgtctagcagtgtttagttccatattaaaggcacgaagactgtctttatagatattataatggactactagtttggtctttctccacatacgctcagcttttctgcactgtcttttcatcatttgtactctaggtgaccttgtccaagatcccttttgcctgccagtcatcttcttgactttaaaggagcgatgtcatttatgacattctcaattttggaattgaacaaatcaaggagagaatcaacagaatctgcagatatacttggtgctagcgatatggccttcataaactgctcactggtgttctcatttatgcatctctttctgacagagacagatctgtctttaatagctggagtgatcaaaaaagatacagaaatgatcagatagtgccacatccttaacaacagtcgatgaaatgtgtaaacccttaattataagtagatcaagagtgtgtccacgattgtgtgtgggtccttgaacatgctgagtcagatcaaaagtgttaaaaacagtcatcagttcttttacagcattgatttctggattatcaatgtgaatattaaaatccccagcaatactaaaataatcaaattcagaggttacaattgataacagctctgtaaaatcctcaataaaagctggagaatattttggaggtctgtagataatgatcagtaagatgcgtggagacccttttagtgctatactcaaagatattcaaaagacaaatagtcaccaaatgacacttgtttacattcatagacatctttaaacagggcagcgatgcctccacctctcctattaactctgcaaacactcaaaaagtcaaagtttaaaggagctgcttcattcagaactgctgcgctacaactgtcatctagccaagtttcagttaaaagcataaaatcaaggcaatttgtgttgataaaatcattgactaaaagtgacttattgttgagtgatctggggcctcatgtatcaacgctgtgtacgcacaaaaactttgcgtacgccaggtttcacgctcagaatcgctcacgtttggatttactaacaatgaactgaacgtgggaatgtgcgcaggttcacgccagctttttggcaggcgtacgcacattttttgtgcgtgtctgttttatttccattggcgactcctagaggcagttgtgttaaattcttctctacaaagtgtctgatccttgcaatggcagctgtatgagacgggttcatctagtaggtatgtaagatttccataccatacagttgaccagctaaacattaaagcacaatttgcagcggtcgcctgttttcccaatgtaatctgagcgatctactgcacgcacattgctataaagacactatctgaagatgaatttgcaagcgtgaatcagaaacatttccattcaataaatgtgcaaataaaatatgatgcacaaacttattaatgattcctactagtctttctcgtgataaatagtaggcaaaatatgatatgtagcgggggaaaaaaagaagtaagagttcatcagacgctggattcgagccgagttcatgctcgaacatgtcaaaacatgatcacatgcgtcttacgagcgcgccactgagactgttcagagtgctgcaacattttacagatataaaccacactattttttttaatgcactcagtgcgatgttcagacccaactttgttaaccgcatcagctaaactctcccactctattttttttcttttgttgttaattccgaaaaacaaacttgcaaataacaccgcttttctccgatctacctccgaaaggagcaccaccaattcacattctgttcaaagtttctctttttgctggcttttgccattgctttttcgttgggttttaccattagcatagtcattagcatattcatacgggggaggaggcagggaggggttttgtgctcgtgcatgttgcgctcagtttcacgttcattcggatgtacaaaagaatatgcgtgagactcggcgtacgcagtgtttcatacatctgaatttttttctgcgtacgcacatttacagctttgtgcgtacgcaatgctttagtaagatttccacgcaagtcttcgtacatgaggcccctgatgtttaAAAGcactaacttaacagttttagctgttttttctatagtagtctcagatctacatttaatagacaccagatttgaatgatttgccaaacggcctgatgaagtctttggttttctgtcacttaacacaacacatatctgcttagagaaagctgcagacacactgggttcctgcttgttctgaaaacatttgataaagacactgttatctaagcagggTACCAATACAGGGtactttagtcttaatattattgtcttttaacccaaAGTGCtatttcataatccagttctcttaattacctctatctagtgactgatataagccacatagctgttatcaattgactagattatgccactgtactttgacagaagtccagccaaacatctcccctctctcttgatttgaaggaagtaaaagactgtactctgttttttctcttaacacatcaaagacaacaatgttttaagcataagtattcagttggttcagtgctagctgctggttttcacactcatgtagaatatactgaagtgatattatatataggtaccataaaagcaatatgcaaacaaattcaatatgcaaacataaaaagcatcaaatgttgatcttgatctttggtcatccttgtttctcttcttctaagctaccagcatcttcacttgactttaatagatgttaatggagatgtgtggttaagagtctgagttttgaaatctgcagttgtgcattcatcatcccttgacttgtggcactgctgtatgtggtattcaggcatattatcagaatcactctttaCTTTGTTCTGATTAACTTCTCCTTCCACAAGTTGAACTTTGTAGTTTAGAGCTTTagaatattcaggctcctctgtttccggtcagctttcccttgctggagttgtttccttttgctcctttgaggcattggtaccccattaatggcatccactttggcagctgttggatttgccctcatccagatatggtcctttcctcctgagctctccagagcatcctcagatagactcgatcagctggaccaattggaccttgtatcactgctctcttacatggctcctttctggtttcctgcacagatattgctttgcacatggcaattaattgtttcttcataaAAGTCCCTACTATATTCGACATCTCtgcaaaccattccaagaggttatgtgcaaggttataggtgagattatatgcaaggttttatgcaaagtttcatgtggtttcttgcaagggtcgacccaatagtagTTCATGCGATGCGGTGTTAGAtgcctgtttctgtcagtttccatgccatcattcaccaatgcacttgttaacacattaatcccattaagtttattattttcatcaaGCTTTGgccttgatggatcatcttcatctctttcagccatttctggtaattgagatgtttttatttattgatcacttattaacttagattttaattactttatgaatgcaaaccttttatgaacttatttctgcTGATGTTTCAAATCCTTGGAAGTACATCTTTTGTCACAAATGAATAACTGTTCCTGCTTCATAATTTGCTTCTGGTACCATCTCCAATCATCTACTCATCAGTTTCTCAACTGTGCTTGTTTACTGAATAATTCTCTATCCAGTCAAcaccaaaaacagtcatcatatcttactgtttggagcaatggtctctagtcaagtcttttaattgaactagatcTTTGTGAAGCTATAGATAATTCAATCACccacatattgtgacagtgtcCATCCTAAGATCTTCTCCCTAATTTTAACCCttatgcattctggtgtatacagtatTTGCTAGTCATCAGCCtacacaagtacaaacaagtttctaccctcctctggtagttacctaaaataaactcaatagaaacCCAATACTTGAAATATTTACCATCCAAAAGAACATATCTCCACATACAATATgaacttcagctggaaaatcttctcctattgattgctcttaaatcatattatcaacattaagcctcttttatctgtcttgattaaccatttattttaattatcaaattaacttcaattaaatattattagttacttataatttattactcctttaaatttaaatgtaaatagaaatgtctaggacagattgtatattacagtaaatgtttctattaatgctcctatttttacactttttgatAGAGTTTTATACCTATTTCAGCATCTAGTGTTTGTCTTTCTGGGCAGATCTACATCTGATTTAATTTGAACCCTGACTATGCTGGCTGATtttatctgcatctcagtcctgtaatgaTAATCATTTAGTTGGAACTTGACACTTCTTTCTTTTACTAATCAATTTTCTGAGctatatattaattcctttttgtctttgagttattttcttttggctcataATTATTTCCTGAGGCATTCCCCTCAAATTAGTTGTTCATAcaattttgatgcatttttttatcagctgactaaaacttactgtatgttttgtaaatttctGTTTGCTCAGTTTTAACTATTATTCCTTATTAATTCCTTATATTGttttcttaaacacttttctctttcaatttttcttatagcaatttagaactgttactttCTGACCTTATGTCCTATGAATTTTATTTCAACTTGTTATTTCAATCTTCTctttaactataaataatttttctagATTTGAATCTCTTTCCAGTTTTCAATATCCAATCTTGATTTAGGCCATTCACAATAAGATTATGCTAAGATATTTCTTTTACTTAGTTTTACCTTAAATACTTAATTCCATTCTTATTTATTCTCCAAATTatttattgccttatcaaaagctttttctttttctttagttagtctgctgcattgtaatttatcattctatgtttaaggacttttatgattaaacctattaaaacttaaacctaaattatttaacattcatcataatatatCATTCAATATTTAATGTTTCACCTTGAAATGACCTTATAACACTTTTTCTTACTTAAaaatttgcatgataataatttctttcaaattgacaggagtctgatttgatacaagaatgggtagctacacttttgttcttaattttccttctgtaatgcttGAACTTAATTTGGACTATAGGAGCTACTTTGAGGTGGACTGTCAGACTATCCCCCCTCGCAACCTGAGACAACCAGCTCACAGATTGGTGCTTCTGTGGTGTCCTGACATTCGTTCATATCAGGGCACagtttttccccctctctctttgggctggcttctttctttgactcagctgatgtaaagttctggtggagcgtttttttctctttgatcagttcatcagtctcttgttagtgtctcttttgaatgtctttgaaaaaatgtagctttttcagtcctcagtaaatcctGAGTATGCAGTGCCTGCATCACTGCTGTAGCATGTCACAAGTGTCAACAGCCATTTTGCTcgttgtgtttttcaaacacctttccatttgccagtacactcagagatgtctggtaggtacgagactacagtcccccaaagttcatccaTATATActcttaataaatatatatagaatttagctcatgactgaataaatctttttttttctttatcaaatGAAGACTCCTTTtatcatttttttccttttgctgTTTAATGACTTATTTTCTCTAATtatcaatcatttttattatatgtaaatatgcttaattttctatttcttaAATGTTCTTCTAATTAATTTCTTTGGCTtcagattgtgcttcacttatttttcctaatttattctagtgcttcctcactagttacattacatcttacattattttaatttctctaacatttccatacctgttttaattcaacagtacTATATGGTGGCCTAATGTCTAATGTAACTGTTCAaaatccttactgcaatagcttcAAGTTCATAGTACTATGTTAACTCcacatgtttgtttactttaagcatttttcctaTCTGAAATGCAATTTGTAATTCTCAATcactttttaaatacataaaatattcaCTATAAAATTTTTGAACTCACTATGATGTTCTTTAATGTCTCCTCAGTGTCTATGCTTTACATTTGACTCACTActtttactacaaatagctgttggctcagatgacagcctgtagctgactttaaaacagatgaaaacagtCAACGTAAACcacaacaatattttattgcacttaaacataattttatcttttaaagccaaatcttAGTTTCTTCCAAATGTTACTGGtttttctaatttttatcttatctgtttaatatatatttttaaacatcttctctttttattctattaaacaatgtttggatcttttttttcttccattttcctatgcttcttttccttttcaaaaattagcatttttgtctcctagattttcctaattcatttttctttaaacttttttttttcttaaacatttgatcattaactcttcaATTAATCCATATTCATTAAAGTTTTCCTCTTCTCTAgttttttatttactcaaatcattaacttatctatttttattcatactGATTTAGTAAACTTATTTCCTGATCAATATAACTATTAATCTCCATATGTAGATATTTCTATGcttcaattttttatttcttaatattcaTTAGTATAGCTTCTAGTTGCATTtttgttaaaactttttatttattaaatcttattctaTCATTGGGATTTccttatttcatttatcttattacattactttataatatttctatttatttaataccttataatatatcttgactctttagcttctatctgtcctgtgaaacttttgttcttaaaatagacagattcttaccactcctgaaCCAGACCTTCTTATAGACTGTcgacatgtcaggaatttcagtcccctctctgcctagttcatacttaaaaacacttcaaacacacagagattatttagaaaaatgtttaactagtatattcttcttttcagtctgtgtctttcaaatgcaatatgatctcaaTTAATTTTATGAGGCTTAAACCTCCTGTCACGTTCAACAAAAATAAGAGTCAAAATAGGATCCAATAGCAAGTAAAAATAAGGTTTAtttgaccaagtcaaaataaacaaacaaggaagTGACAGGCTAGCAGGACGacgaacacagggcaggaacagacaggaaaaacagggtccagaaatatctcctcaggggcctgagcacagataacacacatgagaacagatgtaacgaactgacaaagagacatagaaacgtcgccctgatatagggctaataatgagcctcagctggtgaGTAATCAGCCCCGCTGAGTGTCGTCATgtcacgtgagcataacaaatacacatggacaaccaaaacaaaacaaacccacgtgatcgaacatacactccggaaaagcgcacaaacctgcaaccgtgacattacccctctcctaagagcacctcctggtgctcccagaagAGCTTACCTGGTGATTGTAATCATCAATAAGAGAGTGATCCAGTATGTCTTTTGCAggaacccaactcctctcctccgcaccataaccttcccagtccaccaagtactgaaatcctcgccccctccgtctcgagtccagaatacgcttaaccgaataaacggtctccccatctacgagacgcggcggggggggaaccgGTGTGGGCGGgttaattgccgtatgaaaaacgggctttaatttggaaacatggaacacgggatgaattctcctgtacgctggaggaagtttaaggcggactgccaccggactaatgatcttgatgacagtgaatgggccaatgaatttaggtgcaagtttattacatacggaacgcaaaggaatattcttagttgaaagccacactttttgaccgacgacgtaaacgggaggcttcgaccggtggcgatcggctttagccttagtgcgcgcacccacttggaggagggtctgtctggccctgctccaagtgcgtcgacacctctggacaaaggcgtgggcggaggggaccgcgatttcggattccagactgggaaaagctggtggctggtaacctagactacactgaaacggagagaggcccgtagccgacactggtaatgaattgtgtgcgtacttcacccatgggagctgctgactccaagaggagggattttgggaaaccaaacaacgtaacatgcgctcgagatcttgattggccctctctgtttgtccgttactctgaggatgaaaaccagaagaaagacttacagtcgctcccaataaacgacaaaattctctccaaaatttagagacaaactggggccccctgtcagaaaccacgtccgtcgggaggccatgaatgcgaaagacgtgattaatgacagcatccgctgtctctctggctgagggtaatttgggcagaggaatgaaatgagtagccttcgagaaccggtccacaacagtcaaaacagccgtattgccacTGACCAGTGACCAGTGACAAAATCTAGCcaaatgtgcgaccagggtctcgaaggcactgacagcggctgaaggagtccagcgggagggcgattagaagtcttagaaacagcacaaacagaacaggccaaaacaaactcgcgcatgtcccgtgccatagctggccaccaaaatcgctgtttaaccaaaaataaggtacgactcacccccggatgacaagccactttggaggaatgtccccaccgaatgacgtcagaccgaatctcctccggcacaaacaaacgACTGGGTGGGCAACCGGCCGGGGGCGTTACCCCTtccagggctgtgcggaccctgctctcgatctcccaaGTCACCGCAGAAATACAAATGCTCTGGGGAACGATGGACTCAGGAGACGGattgcgctcggaagaatcaaaaagacgggataacgcgtcgggt
The Danio rerio strain Tuebingen ecotype United States chromosome 4, GRCz12tu, whole genome shotgun sequence genome window above contains:
- the LOC141381827 gene encoding uncharacterized protein, which codes for MTCGVPQGSILAPLLFNLYMLPLSQIMRKNQISYHSYADDTQINLALLPNDYSPIDTLCQCIDEMSNWMCQNFLQLNKETTEMIVFGNKDEVLKVNAYLGTKGQMTKNKVKNPGVTLESDLSFNSHVKAVSKSAYYHLKNIARIRCFVSIEDLEKLVHAFISSRVDYCNGLLTGLPKKTVRQLQLIQNAAARILTRSRESEHITPVLRSLHWLPVTFRIDFKVLFLVYKSLNGLGPKYITDMLTEYKPNRSLRSLGSYKLEIPRVQSKQGESAFSHYAPRCWNQLPEMIRCAPTLGTFKSRLKTHLFSCAFTE